From a single Candoia aspera isolate rCanAsp1 chromosome 2, rCanAsp1.hap2, whole genome shotgun sequence genomic region:
- the SMC2 gene encoding structural maintenance of chromosomes protein 2 yields the protein MYIKSIVLDGFKSYAQRTEVNDFDPLFNAITGLNGSGKSNILDSICFLLGITNLSQVRASNLQDLVYKNGQAGITKASVSITFDNFDKKQSPLGFENHDEITVTRQVVIGGRNKYLINGVNANNTRVQDLFCSVGLNVNNPHFLIMQGRITKVLNMKPPEILAMIEEAAGTRMYECKKLAAQKTIEKKEAKLKEICMILEEEITPTLQKLKEERSSYLEYQKVVREVEHLNHLYVAYQFTLAEETKVRSADVLKEVESSISKLQEEMTENEKKVKELGEEITEMEKKKDQEFGGVLHSLEEALAEVQRTDTKVQSTLAIKKQNLQSEEKKRKELVKSMEEDSKALALKEEEVKKTRDALSVLQGASNKDTEALAVAQQHFNAVSAGLSSSEDGEDATLAGQMMTCKNDISKAETEAKQAQMKLKHAQQELKTKQSEVKKMDSGYKKDQESFEAAKKQKEKLEHEMKKLGYEDKKEERLLEKQKELSHVINHLRESYETFMAKFPNLRFEYRNPETNWNPDHVKGLVASLITVKEISTATALEVVAGGRLYNIVVDTEVTGKKLLEKGGLKRRYTIIPLNKISARCIGKETIKVAKTLVGDDNVHLALSLVGYESEIQKAMEYVFGQAFVCDNMDNAKRITFDKRVMTKTVTLGGDTFDPQGTLSGGAQSQTASVLSKLQEMKEVQEELRAKEAELQLTGKEIASLQATLEKYRQLKQQWEMKSEEADLLQTKLQQSTYHKHQEELDTLKKTIEGSEETLKKTKEVQKKAEGKLKVLENKMKNAEAEREKELKDAQQKLDRAKKKADASTKKMKEKEQEVEALVLELQELKQEAASYNQQIEAVNEAVKSFQEQIEAISAEVAKNKESVKKAQEELAKQKAMVLAQDKAIKGKSAEAVKYKEQNNESQLKIKELEHNINKHKREALDASAKVAKMLTDYEWISSEKHLFGQPNTAYDFKTNNPKEAGQRLQKLQEKKEKLGRNVNMRAMNMLSEAEERYNDLMKKKRIVENDKSKILATITELDQKKNEALNIAWKKVNEDFGSIFSTLLPGANAMLSPPEGQTVLDGLEFKVALGNTWKENLTELSGGQRSLVALSLILAMLLFKPAPIYILDEVDAALDLSHTQNIGQMLRTHFRHSQFIVVSLKDGMFNNANVLYKTKFLDGVSTVARYTQAQNGNSGATQQKAGKIKKKEKRPRTPVDV from the exons ATGTACATCAAATCAATTGTTCTCGATGGTTTTAAGTCTTACGCTCAAAGGACAGAGGTTAATGATTTTGATCCTCTATTCAATGCTATTACCGGCTTAAATGGAAGTGGCAAATCAAATATCCTGGATTCCATCTGTTTCTTACTGGGCATCACCAATCTGTCACAG GTGAGAGCTTCCAACTTGCAAGATCTTGTTTACAAAAATGGCCAGGCTGGGATTACTAAGGCTTCTGTTTCTATCACTTTTGATAATTTTGATAAAAAACAGAGTCCACTAGGATTTGAGAATCATGACGAGATAACAGTCACAAGACAG GTGGTGATTGGAGGCAGAAATAAATACTTAATCAATGGTGTCAATGCAAACAATACCAGAGTACAAGATCTCTTCTGCTCTGTTGGATTGAATGTCAATAATCCTCATTTTCTTATTATGCAG GGCAGAATTACCAAAGTGCTCAATATGAAGCCCCCAGAG ATATTGGCTATGATTGAAGAAGCAGCTGGCACAAGGATGTATGAGTGTAAGAAACTAGCAGCACAGAAAACTATtgagaaaaaagaagcaaaactcAAAGAAATTTGCATG ATTTTGGAGGAAGAAATCACACCCACCTTGCAAAAACTGAAAGAG GAACGATCCTCCTATTTGGAATACCAAAAAGTTGTGAGAGAGGTAGAACATCTGAACCATCTGTATGTGGCATATCAATTTACATTAGCCGAAGAAACCAAGGTACGTTCTGCTGATGTGCTAAAGGAAGTGGAAAGCAGTATTTCAAAACTTCAAGAGGAGATGACTGAAAATGAGAAGAAGGTGAAGGAACTTGGTGAAGAAATaacagagatggaaaagaaaaaggatcag GAATTTGGTGGTGTGCTTCATTCTCTAGAGGAAGCTCTTGCAGAGGTTCAGAGAACTGATACCAAAGTACAAAGTACCCTTGCTATCAAAAAGCAAAATTTACAAAGTGAAGAGAAAAAGCGGAAAGAATTGGTTAAATCCATGGAAGAG GATTCTAAAGCCTTAGCCTTGAAGGAAGAAGAAGTCAAGAAGACGAGAGATGCTTTGAGTGTTCTTCAGGGGGCAAGTAATAAAGACACTGAGGCTTTGGCTGTAGCACAGCAGCATTTCAATGCGGTGTCAGCTGGACTGTCCAGCAGTGAAGATGGGGAAGATGCTACTCTTGCTGGACAGATGATGACTTGCAAGAATGACATAAGCAAAGCAGAGACAGAAGCCAAACAA gcTCAGATGAAACTGAAACATGCTCAGCAGGAACTAAAGACTAAACAGAGTGAAGTAAAAAAAATGGATAGTGGCTACAAGAAAGATCAAGAATCATTTGAAGCAgctaaaaagcagaaagagaaactTGAGCACGAAATGAAGAAACTTGGCTATGAAG acaaaaaagaagagagacttttagaaaaacaaaaggagTTGTCCCATGTAATAAATCATTTGAGGGAATCCTATGAAACTTTCATGGCCAAGTTCCCCAATCTACGCTTTGAATACAG GAATCCAGAAACAAATTGGAATCCAGATCATGTGAAAGGGCTGGTTGCATCTCTGATTACTGTGAAAGAGATTTCTACAGCAACAGCACTAGAAGTGGTGGCTGGTGGGCGACTTTATAACATCGTGGTGGACACTGAG GTTACTGGCAAAAAACTGTTAGAAAAAGGTGGCCTGAAGCGTCGATATACTATTATTCCACTGAATAAAATTTCAGCAAGATGTATTGGAAAAGAAACTATCAAAGTGGCCAAAACCTTG GTTGGTGATGACAATGTTCATTTGGCCCTTAGTCTAGTGGGTTATGAATCTGAAATTCAGAAGGCAATGGAATACGTCTTTGGGCAGGCGTTTGTTTGTGATAACATGGATAATGCCAAGAGAATCACCTTTGACAAAAGAGTAATGACAAAAACAGTCACTCTAGGTGGAGACACATTTGATCCTCAGGGCACACTGAGTGGAG GTGCACAGTCTCAGACTGCTTCAGTTTTGTCCAAACTTCAAGAAATGAAAGAAGTGCAAGAGGAATTGAGAGCAAAGGAGGCTGAGCTACAGTTGACAGGAAAAGAGATAGCAAGTCTACAGGCGACTCTTGAAAA ATATCGTCAACTGAAGCAACAATGGGAAATGAAATCTGAAGAAGCTGACCTGTTACAAACTAAGTTACAACAAAGTACCTATCACAAGCACCAGGAAGAACTGGATACCCTGAAAAAAACCATTG aaGGAAGtgaggaaacactaaagaaaacGAAAGAAGTGCAAAAAAAAGCTGAGGGAAAACTGAAAGtgctggaaaataaaatgaaaaatgctgaagcagaaagggagaaagaactgAAGGATgcccagcagaagctggacagAGCCAAGAAAAAGGCCGATGCGTCCACTAAGAAGATGAAGGAAAAGGAGCAG gAGGTTGAAGCGCTTGTATTGGAACTTCAAGAGCTAAAACAGGAAGCAGCCTCTTATAACCAACAAATAGAGGCTGTGAATGAAGCTGTTAAATCATTCCAAGAGCAAATTGAGGCCATATCAGCTGAGGTAGCAAAGAACAAG GAATCTGTGAAGAAAGCTCAAGAAGAACTGGCAAAGCAAAAGGCGATGGTGCTGGCTCAAGATAAAGCAATTAAAGGCAAATCTGCAGAGGCTGTAAAATATAAAGAGCAGAATAATGAATCACAACTTAAAATTAAAGAGCTAGAACACAATATCAATAAACACAAGCGAGAGGCTTTGGATGCTTCAGCAAAA GTAGCTAAAATGCTTACAGATTATGAATGGATATCTTCAGAGAAGCATCTTTTTGGCCAGCCAAACACAGCTTATGATTTCAAAACAAATAATCCAAAGGAAGCTGGTCAGAGGCTTCAGAAACtgcaggagaagaaagagaagctgGGCAGGAACGTCAATATGAGGGCCATGAATATGCTCTCAGAGGCTGAAGAAAGA TACAATGActtaatgaagaagaaaagaattgttGAGAATGATAAATCTAAAATTCTTGCAACAATTACGGAGCTTGACCAAAAGAAAAACGAAGCTTTAAATATTGCATGGAAAAAA GTAAATGAAGACTTTGGATCCATTTTCTCCACACTTCTGCCAGGAGCCAATGCTATGCTGTCACCTCCTGAAGGGCAGACAGTCCTTGATGGTTTGGAGTTTAAAGTTGCCCTGGGGAATACCTGGAAGGAGAATTTGACTGAATTAAGTGGAGGCCAAag atcCCTTGTAGCTTTGTCCTTAATTTTGGCCATGCTTCTATTCAAACCTGCTCCAATTTAcatcttggatgaagtggatGCAGCCCTTGATCTTTCACATACTCAGAATATTGGGCAGATGCTTCGGACCCATTTCAGACACTCTCAG TTCATCGTAGTTTCACTGAAGGATGGTATGTTCAACAATGCAAATGTATTGTACAAGACCAAATTTCTGGATGGTGTTTCTACTGTGGCACGATACACACAGGCTCAGAATGGAAATAGTGGAGCCACACAACAAAAAGCTGGTAAgataaagaagaaggaaaagcgACCAAGAACACCAGTGGATGTTTGA